From Bacillus marinisedimentorum:
CGCGAAAGGGCGTCGAATTGGCGTGAAACCAGCCTGGTTTGAAGCGAAAAGGTGCCGCAAGCGTGATATTATTCCTGTACAGTTCTAAATAAATTTAAAATCACGTCACTTTTCAATCCCTCAAGCGGGGAAATGGCCCTTTATATCGAAAACTATTGCCAAAACAAACGGCCTGGTTTCCGGCAATTAAAAAACCGGCCCTTCCTCTGGCATAAATCCAGTTCAGGGCCGCTCTTGGCGTTCTTTATTTCAATTCCGAGGTGCAGTTGGATTTATTCATAAAACACATCAAATGTTTCCCACATGTCTTCAAGCTGTTCAAGGCGTTTTTTCACTTTCTCCTGCTCAGAACGGGTGACACCTGTGATGAGTGCATTAATGATACTGAGCGGAGCGGAAAACGAATCAATGAACGAGTTGATTTCGACTGCGCTGTACAGCTTAGTGTCGCCAAGCGGTGCAAGCGGCGACAGCAGATGATCGGTGATCACGAGTGTCCTGGCGCCCCGGGACCGGGAGTACTTCAGCACATCGACAGTGCGTTTCGTGTAACGCGAAAACCCGAGTCCGATGACAAGATCTTGATCTGTTATATCCAGCAGGTGTTCGGATACGCCGTCTGCCTGGGTGATCAATTCGGTATTCTGAAGCACGAGGTCCAGGTAAAACTCAAGGAAGTGGCCGATGCTTTGGGCGCTCCGGTATGCCACGATGAAAATACGCTCAGCACCGATGATGTCGCGTACCGCCTCCTGAAATGCTTCGGCGTCAATGTTATCGAGCGTATCCTTGATGTTCTGGATGTCATCGGAAAGGACTTCTTCCCATACATGCGGTTCAGTATGGTCCATCCGCGAAGTTTTTTCAAACCGTTCTGCCGATGTCCATTTCCGCTTCATCGTTTCCTGGAGGTGGCGTTGGAAATCGGGATAGCCCTGGAATCCGAGAAAAACCGCAAACCGGATGATTGTCGCTTCGCCGACGCCGACCTGGCGGGCAAGCTTGGAAGCGGTCAAAAATGGTGCGCTTTCCGGATTTGCAATCAGATAGTTTGCTATTTTCTTTTGCGATTTGCTCATCGTTTCCTGCATATGCATCATGCGGTCGAATACGTCCATTTTTTCCATGATTTCCCCCTCGCCCTTACATCATCACTTAGTCATTTCCGTTGCAATCTTCAGCTTCATCTTTTACAAAATCAGTTTCATCTTCCCGGAATCTGCCTTCATTGCTGCTCAGCTTTCAGTTTTTTGATCGCTCTTTTGAAAGCTTCAACCGTTTTTTCGATCTCTTCTTCGCCGTGTTCGGTTGAAAGGCTGTATCGATTCAGAGGCTTTGTATAAATTCCTTCGTTGAGTAAATGATAGTCCAGGCGCTTGCGAAGTTCAAGGTCTGCCTTCTGGAATTGGCGATAGTCTTTGATTTCATCCTGGTCGGTCGGAATCAGGTTGAAAATCGTCCCTTTCCCGACGGCCTTCATCGGAAGTCCGTTTTCCTCGAAAAGCTGTTCAAGCCTGGTTTTTAATGTTTCGGTATGGTGAAGAACGTCTCCCATTTTCATTTCCAGGACATCAAGCACCGCCATGCCCGCTGCCAGGATGCCCGGGTGTCCGTTATACGTTCCGCTGTGGAACAGCACATTTTTAGAGTTGGATGTTTTGCTCTGACTGTAATCAAAGACGTCCGAGGAAAGCCCTGCGGCACTTTCAAGCATAATTTCCTTCTTGCCGCCGACGACACCGACCGGGAAGCCGCCGCCGATCACTTTTCCCAGTGCGGTCAAATCGGGCTTGATGCCATAAACTTCCTGGGCTCCTCCGAGGCCGAGGCGGAATCCGGTTTTCACTTCATCAAAAATCAGCACGATGCCGAGCTCTTCAGTAATGGTCCGCAGCTGCTTCATGAACTCGGGATCCGCTGGAATGAAACCGCTTTGGACAGGTTCCAGGATAAGTGCGGCGAGGTTATCTTTATGTTTTCTCAGCAAGCATTCCGTTTTTTCGATGTCATTAAAGGGTAAAATGAGAATATTATCTTCATAGTATGACGGTATTCCTTTCGATTCCTGGACGGCGGCCGGTTCATCTTCCGCTCCATACTCCTGCTGGGACGGATTGATGCTGAACAGCACTTTATCATAGCCGCCGTGGTAGTGCCCTTCAAACTTGGCAACCTTGTGCCTGCCTGTGTAGGCGCTGGCAAGGCGCAGGGCCAGCAGGGTCGCTTCTGTGCCGGAATTCGTATATCTCAGCAGTTCCATGCTTGGATAATAGCTTTTCAGGCGTTTGCCCATTTCGTATTCAAGACTGTGGGGTGTGCCGAATAGGCTGGTGCCGTCCGATTCAAGCTGGTTGAACATCGCTTCTTTCACTTTCGGATGGCCATGGCCGAGCATCAGGGAGCCGTATGCGAGCAGATAGTCGACGTATGCATTATCGTCCATGTCATACAAGTAGGCTCCTTTCGCCTTTTTCATAACGACAGGATAAGGTGCGAATGCCTTTATATTTGCCGTTACGCCATTCGGCATGACATCCTTGGCCTTTTCCATAAAAGCAAGGGAGGACGGGGTCTTTGACATGTAGTCATGCACAGCAGAAGAAATCTTGTTGACTGCCAATTCATTACACCTCTTTGAAATATTTTTTTCTTGTTATTTATATTATGAAATATATCCTTCACAAGCAATGATTAAAACCTATTTTTTGAAATTTTTTTGAAGGGAAATTACGGAAAACGCTTTCAAGTCGGTTTCGGATTGAAACAACTGGGAGAGGAAGGTAAGATTGTGAAAGAGGAATCGATTACATATTTACTTTTTACAGTATGAAAGGAGTCACAAGAATGGCAGACCGGGATGAGCAATTGAAGCAGCAGGCTTATGACGAAGTGGATAAAAACAGGGCGGAAGTGGAGCGGGATCCTTACCGGCTTACTTATCATATAATGCCGCCGGCAGGACTGCTGAATGATCCAAACGGTTTCATCCAGTGGAATGGGACATATCATTTGTTTTATCAATGGATGCCGTTCAAGACTGGGCACGGCGCCAAGTTCTGGGGCCATTACACATCGGACAACCTGGTCCGGTGGTCACACGAGGAAATCGCCCTTGCCCCGAGTGAGTGGTATGAAAAGAACGGATGTTACTCCGGCAGCGCTATCGATCATGATGGAGTGATGACGCTTTTTTATACAGGGAATGTGAAAGATGAAGACGGCAATCGTGAAACGTATCAATGCAAGGCGGTGTCGGTGGACGGGCTTCATTTTAAAAAAGAAGGGCCCGTCATCACGCTGCCGGAAGGATACACGCCGCATTTCCGCGATCCGAAAGTCTGGAAGCATGGTGACCGCTGGTACATGATAGTCGGTGCCCAGAACATTGATCTTGAAGGACGGGCGGTCCTTTTCCGTTCGGATGACCTTTATAAATGGGAGCATCTCGGCCCGATTGCCGGATCCCACCTCGGCCAGCTTGGAGATTTCGGCTATATGTGGGAATGCCCGGACCTGTTCCCCCTCGGCGGCAAAGATGTGCTTATTGCATCACCTCAGGGACTTGAAGCTTCCGGCATGCTCTATAATAACGTATACCAGGCCGGCTACTTTGTCGGAGAGCTAGATTATAAGAATGCCCGCATGGCGCACGGCGATTTCACCGAACTGGACAGAGGATTCGAGTTCTATGCACCACAAACGACGGAGGATGATAAAGGGCGCCGGATCCTCATCGCCTGGATGGGTGTACCGGACCAGAACGAGCAGGACCAGCCGACCGTCAAGCATAAATGGCTTCACACGATGACGCTGCCGAGAGTGCTGGCTTTAAAAGAGGGAAAGCTGATTCAGCAGCCGGTTGAAGAACTTGAATCGCTTCGTAAAAATGAAGTCACTCACCAGGGGATGCTGCTCGAAAATGAGGAAGCGGAATATGAGGGAATCTCCGGGAAAGCGGCGGAATTGCTGCTTGAAGAGTTCAGCGGCAATGCTGAACAATTCGAAATTGGTATCCGCGGGAATGCCCGCCTCCTTTATAACAACAGAGAAAAGCGGTTTACACTTGAACGCAAGAGCTTTGTGGACGGACTGACTGAATCGCGGCACTGTTATTTGGCAAAGCTCGATTCCATCCGTGTTTTCCTTGATGCGTCTTCGGTCGAAGTCTTTTTGAATGGCGGCGAGGAAGTTTTCACGGCACGGATTTTCCCTGATCCGGGAAACGGGCGGATCGTTTTTGGTGCAAAGGGGAATGTGGAGTTTAATTTGAAGAAGTGGGATCTTGGATAAAAAGAGCGGCAGCTGCTGCTCTTTTTTTGTGGAAGGGATATCAGGCGGCAGTGGAAATTTCGAAGTTCTGTTGCGTAGTTCTTTGGATTAAGATTGAGTGTCAGGTATAGGGAATGAACTGGATAGGCACCTTTGCTGTTTGAGTCAGAAGTGTTTCTAATCAGCAGAGCGACCAGGATTAGAGGCATTGAACCCCGATTCAGTGCGCCAAATCAGCAAGATGACTAAGGTTAGGGGCACTGAACCCCAATTCAGAGCCCCTAATCAGCAGAGCAACCAAACTAGAGGTACTGAACCCCAATTCAGTGCCTTTTAAAGGTAGCACCAAAAAACTGAACCCGTTAGAAAAATTGATTTCAAGGTGCTATTTCCTGCTAAATAGAGAAAATGAAATATAAAATATAAATAACTTCTCACCAGTGTACATGATATGGGTTATTCTGTGTTTATCACTAAAAATGGATAGTGCGGGCGGATGACTGAGATGAAATATTTGCTAAACTGTAATGGTGTGCGAAAAAAGTTCATGTTTCTGAAAAGAAAGCCGTGAAAACAGCTTTTTTTTTAATTGATTTGTAAAGTTTAAACTGAACAAATTGTGCAGAAAAACACATATACTACATCAGGAGGTGAAGCAAGGTTCTAAAATGCCCGAACGCAGAAATGCCGCATTTTTGAACTGAAGCTCAAATGAAAAAAATGAAAGCCAAAATTGACCCGACTACGTTTATTTCTACCTTTGCGTTATTGTTAGCCGTTTGTATTCCTCTCATCATGTTCCCCGAAAAAGGCGCAGAAATGTTAAGTACCGCCAACTCTTTTGTTACCGATAAATTTGGCCCCCTTTATTTATGGGGAGGATTCGGCGCCCTCTTATTCCTGACCTGGGTGACCTTCAGCAAATATGGGAATATCACGCTCGGAAAGCCTGAAGAAAAGCCGCAATTCTCCACGTTCAGCTGGGCAGGGATGATGTTTTGTGCCGGGATCGGTTCGAGCATCATGTACTGGGGTGCTGTCGAGTGGGCGTACTATTATCAGTCCCCGCCATACGCCCTTGAAGCGAAATCCGCTCAAGCTATCGAGTGGGCGGCAACTTATGGTATCTTCCACTGGGGCCCGACCGCATGGGCGATTTATACATTACCCGCATTGCCGATCGCCTATTTGTACCACGTAAAGAAAAAACCGATTTTGAAAATCAGTGAAGCATGCCGGCCAATCCTGGGCAAACTTGTCGATGGCCCGCTTGGAAAAACGATAGATATCCTGTTCATGTTCAGTTTGCTCGGCGGAGCTGGAACAACGTTAGGTCTCGGTACGCCGATGATTTCAGCAGGGATTACGGAAGTGACGGGCATCCAGCGTTCTCTTGTTTTGGATATCTCGGTATTGCTTATCGTCACTGTCATTTTTTCTGTCAGTGCCTATTCCGGCCTTGAAAAAGGCATTAAAAAGTTAAGTGACATCAATTTGCTTCTATCGTTTGGATTCCTTGTATTCGTGCTGGTTGCCGGCCCGACACTGTTCATCATGAAAATGAGCACAAATGCGACCGGTTTATTGATGGATAATTTTTTCCGCATGAATCTTTGGACAGATCCTGTTCTCAAGTCAGGGTTCCCAGAAGCATGGACCGTGTTTTACTGGGCATGGTGGATTGTATATGCACCATTTATCGGCTTGTTTGTCGCTAAAATTTCCAAAGGCCGCACCATCCGCCAGACAATTCTTGGAGCGGTCGGCTGGGGATCGCTTGGTTCAGCGCTTTATTTCATGATTCTCGGAAATTACGGCATGTACCTGGAATTAAACAATATTGTTCCGGTCACGCAAATTATGGCTGAGCAGGGTACTCCGGAAGCGATCATTGCCATTATTGCCGCATTGCCGCTCGGAAAACTGATGGTGACCCTGTTCACGGTAACAGCGATTGTTTTTCTTGCCACTACATTTGATTCTTCATCCTATACCTTGGCTGCAGTTACCCAAAACATGGTGGTCGGAGATCCTTTCCGGTGGAACCGCCTGTTCTGGGCCTTCTCGCTTGCCGTCCTTCCGATGACATTGATGTTTGTCGGCGGCCTTGAAGCATTGCAGACTGTTTCTATTCTTGTCGCCCTGCCGATTGTCATCATCATGTTCGGGCTTGCCGCATCATTTGTTAAACTTGTGCGGCGTGACAGGGAAATTGTTATGGAGCATAACATAGCCTATCAGAAAGAGGCTATGGGTGAAAAAGAGTCAGCGTAATAAATTTGTATGGCGGTTTTCACAAAAACCAAAATCACGACTTACCATACATGATTAGTGCCGGGATGAATCGGGAAAATTAGCCGTAACGCTGATCCAAAGGAGGATTGTTATGGCTGATTCGAAAAGGCAGCAGCAGGATAAGGAGACGGTTTCTGCCAATGAGGCGATCAATGAAACGCTGAATGATTCTGTAAGGGATGTTGACCGCGACAAGCCGGAGACAGAGGCGCAGGCGGCCAATCAGAAGATAGATGAGTACTTTGAAGACGATAAAAGCGGTAAAGAAAAAACAGCGCCGACTTATCTTTATAACAACACACCGGCAATTGATGTAGACGGTGAAGATGAATAGAAAAATGCGGGAGATGTTCAGTCTTCCGCATTTTTTTTTGTTATACTGAAAGGGGACACAGTGGAAGCGCACACGGCAAACGGTGCGCTTTTTTCTTTTGGCTTTTCTTCTGAATCATTGTTTTCAGCTTAGTAGGACAACCTTTTTTCGTATACATGAAGGTTGATCTGGAGGCTGGGGCTGTACTTCCCGTCACGGAAAGACAGTACCTGCAGCACAAATCTCCCCCTTTTTTGATCAGCATCGATATTATCAAAACAGAAATTCTTATTACATAGTTCCGGTTTTCGTAAGGGCAGGAAAGGAAAATGGGTAACAGCAAGTTTTAAGCGATTCTTAATGAAACGGATGTGAGCATCGTGGATAATGTATTGCGGAATGATTGGGCCAACATTTTACAAAGCGAATTTGAGAAACCATATTTTCAGGAATTGAGCCGTTTTTTAGAAAAAGAATATGAAACAAAGACGATTTACCCAGCAAAAGAAAATATTTTCAATGCACTCCACCTCACTTCTTTTAAGGACACGAAAGTGGTGATCCTCGGCCAGGATCCTTACCACGGGCCGAATCAGGCGCACGGATTGAGTTTTTCCGTGCAGCCGGAGGTGACGCCGCCTCCTTCAGTCAGAAATATTTACAAGGAACTGCAAAGCGACCTTGGGTGCAAAATTCCGAACAATGGCTATCTTGTCAAATGGGCTGAACAGGGTGTGCTCTTGCTGAACACGGTTCTTACAGTTCTCGCTGGCAAACCCGATTCTCATAAAGGAAAAGGATGGGAGAGGTTTACCGATGAGGTGATCCGGTCACTGAACGGCCGCGAGAAACCGGTTGTCTTCATGCTCTGGGGCAAGAAAGCGCAGGCAAAAGAAGAACTCATTACAGCCGACCACCATTACGTCATCAAATCGGCCCACCCTAGCCCTTTTTCAGCGAATCGGGGCTTTTTTGGAAGCAAGCCTTTTTCAAAAGCGAATCAGTTTCTTGAGAAAATTGTGAGTGAACCGGTCGATTGGCAAATCCCCGATAATTAAGATACTTTGGATGCCTGTTTTAACACCTGGCAAGAGGGGGAAAAGCATCTGGGGCAGCACCTTTCCGCTGCGGGGTTAAATAGATAAGGATTTATCGTAAGAACGTGAGAATGGAATATGATACGATTGGCTTAGAGGTGTTTTAGGGATTACCTTTGGAGCGTGCCGGTGCCCGGCCAGCCTGGAGGAAATGGGGATGGCTCTCCCGAAGGCGAAAGGTCATCAAGGCAAATTTATAAAATGACAGGAGGAATGGAAACGATGTCTTATGAAGGAGTTGCAGACACTGTCGAGTTACATAACGGTGCAAAGATGCCATGGCTCGGCCTTGGCGTGTACAAAGCGGAAGAAGGCGAAGAAGTATACAATGCGGTAACTGCTGCCCTGAAGGCCGGTTACAGAAGCATTGATACAGCGTCATTCTATGGGAATGAGGAAGGTGTCGGCAGAGCAATCCGTGATTCCGGTATTCCGCGGAAAGAGATTTTTGTCACGACCAAAATTTGGAATGATGATCAGGGATATGAAAGCACCTTCAGGGCGGCAGAGGCGAGCCTTGAACGGCTGGGCCTTGATTATGTGGACCTGCTGTTGATCCACTGGCCGGTAAAAGGAAAGTACAAAGACACATGGCGTGCGCTGGAGGCGCTCTACCGTGAAGGGAGAGCTACATCAATCGGTGTAAGCAATTTCACCAGCGACCATCTTGAGGATTTGATGAAGGATGCCGAAGTGAAGCCGGTTGTGAACCAGGTTGAACTCCATCCGCGCCTGACTCAAAAAGAGTTGCTCGGATATTGTGAAAAGAACGGCATCCGTGTCGAAGCATGGAGTCCGATCATGCGTGCCAAGCTTTTTGACAACGATGTGATCCAGGACCTCGCGCAGAAGCACAGCAAAAGCCCGGCACAAATCATCTTGCGCTGGCATCTTCAGAATGGAGTCGTCATCATTCCAAAATCAGTGCGTGAAAACCGCATCCGTGAAAATGCCGACATCTTCGACTTTGCCCTCGATGATGAAGACATGAAACGAATCGACGGCCTGAACAAAGACGAGCGTACCGGCCCAGACCCTGACAACTTCGATTTCTAATCGGTGCGTGTTCGTCAATTTGCTGAAAAAACACCGGAAAATCCCTGCTTTTGCAGGGATTTTTTGGCGTATTTGACCAATAATAGAGAGGAAATGAAGTTTCGCTTTTTTTCAGTGCCTGGCAATTGCGAGGCAATTGCCAGGCACTGAAAAAGTCGCTGCAGAGTGCATTGAACAAGCCAATGAAAAGTCTGAATTGCCCGGAAAAGACCGGTTACTTGATTAGGGAAAAGCGGTTGTGTTATTTTCATACAGAGATTACAGAGATAATGGGACTACAGACAGCGGGTTGGCGAATGAACCCAGCTGCTGCAGAAAGGACGTTATATATTATGGCAAAACAGCAAATCGGTGTTATCGGCCTGGCAGTGATGGGCAAGAATCTCGCACTGAATATTGAAAGCCGCGGATACAGTGTATCGGTTTATAACCGATCCCGTGAAAAGACGGATGACTTCCTTGAGAATGAGGCAAAAGGGAAAAACCTTTCGGGTACATACGGCATCGAGGAGTTTGTCGAATCGCTTGAAAAACCGCGAAAGATCATGCTCATGGTAAAAGCCGGCGGTCCGACAGATGCGACGATCGACCAGCTGCTGCCGCATCTTGAAAAAGGAGACATCCTGATCGACGGCGGGAACGCCTTTTTCAAAGATACGAAGAAGCGAAGTGAAGAGCTTGAAGCAAAAGGCATCCATTTCATCGGCACCGGTGTATCCGGCGGTGAAGAAGGCGCCCTTAAAGGCCCTTCCATCATGCCCGGCGGTCCGAAAGAAGCCTACAAGCATGTGAAGGATATCTTTGAAGCCATTTCGGCAAAGGTCAGCGGTGAAGCCTGCACCACTTACATCGGTCCGGATGGTGCCGGCCATTATGTCAAAATGGTTCATAACGGCATCGAATATGGCGATATGCAGCTGATCAGTGAAGCGTATTTCTTGATGAAGCATGTTCTCGATCTTGATTCCGAAGAAATGCACCGCGTATTTTCCGAGTGGAATGAAGGGGAGCTCGACAGCTTCTTAATCGAAATCACGGCTGATATTTTCACTAAAACAGACGATGAAACCGGCAAGCCGATGATCGATGTCATTCTTGATACTGCCGGACAGAAAGGAACCGGCAAATGGACGAGCCAGAGCGCGCTCGACCTCGGTGTTCCGCTTCCGGTCATCACCGAATCCGTCTTTGCCCGCTTTATTTCCGCCCTGAAAGAAGAGCGCGTAAAAGCAAGCAAAGTGCTGAACGGTCCTAAGTCTAAGCCGTTTGCAGGCGATAAGGAGGCCTTCATCGAATCGATCCGCAAAGCACTGTATATGAGTAAAATCGTTTCGTACGCACAGGGATTTGCCCAAATGCGCGCGGCCTCAGACGAATATGACTGGAATTTGAAATACGGCGATATTGCGATGATTTTCCGCGGCGGCTGCATTATCAGGGCCCGCTTCCTGCAGAACATCAAAGAAGCATATGATCGCGACCCGCAGCTGACGAACCTGCTGCTCGATCCGTATTTCAAAGATATCGTCGAAAACTATCAGAATGCGCTCCGTGATGTCATTGTGACAGCGGTGCAAAACGGCATTCCGGTTCCTGGTTTCGCAGCAGCGCTATCCTATTATGACAGCTACCGGACTGAAACGCTTCCTGCCAACCTGCTGCAGGCCCAACGCGATTATTTTGGCGCCCACACATATCAGCGAATCGACAGAGAAGGCACTTTCCATACAAACTGGATGGAATAAATGAAGCAGCAAGAGGCACTACCCCCGGCGGGAGTGCCTTTTTTTTTATTGTTAAGGAAGTTATAAAATTTAAGCGATGTGGATAAAAAGCCAGAAGGGAATCGTCCAGCTCCAGGCGCCAGCGGCTATCGTCATAAGCAGGCGCCTTGCGCATTTGTTCTTGGCTCTGTTAATCGCTGCTGTTGATTCCCGTGCTGGTACTCGCCTTCATAAGATGTATATGTGCAAAACATCCATTACTGCTTCTGGTCGGTCGCATACTCGGTGTCTTCTTTGCTGCGGGACGTCGGTGAGCCCCATCATGCGCGGTGCTGCTAATTTTCCACCGCATGAAGGGAATAAGGAGCCTTTCCGAGGAGTCTCGCAAACCCATATCAATCGGAATAGTGGTCACGATTCACAAGTAATCGTCCCTGAAATGCGCTCTGGCCCGACTAGAGAAGCGAAACCGAACGAACTTCTCCTTGAAAAACGATCTCATCAATGTGCAAAATCAATAACATCCTTCAATATGCACCAATAAAAAGTGCCAGCCCCCCTGACGGATAGCCGGAGGAGTGCTGGCACTTTATGTTTTCAAAAAATGTTATTAACGCTCGTCTTCATCAAATGCCCTGTTAAGCGCATCAGCCGTCTTATCGACAGCGTTCATCGCCGCACTTTCGGTCGCTTCAGCTCCGGCCTGGACCGTATCAAACATAGCATCTGCACCATCTTTGATCGTCTTCGCAGTCCGTGTTACATTTTTTTGAGCCTGATTTCGTTCCTTTGCCAATTGCATGCACCTCCGTAAATGGTTTGTTACGGGTAGAATGCATAAAATCGATGGAAATTATTCATAAAAAAACCGCCCCGGATTGGGCGGCTCTTCATTTACAGGGTTTGTCCCCTTTCAAACAGCAATACCCGTGCTGGTGCCGCATCGATGCCCTGCATTTTCAGCGGAGCGGCCACAAGGAAATATTCACCCGGTTCAATATCTTTCAGGCGCAGCCCTTCAATGACGATGACGCCATTTTCGAACAGGGTGCGGTGGGTCGGATGTTCAGGCTGGCTCCGTTCGATGCCGAGTGCATCCGTTCCGATCACATTGACGCCTTTTTCAGCCATATAACGGGCGCCGTCTTCAGCCAGGAAAATGAATTCAAAATTGAATTCCTCATCAAAGGAATTTTTTGTTTTAAAAAGGATATTATCGCCTTCCCGGATATCAAGGCCTTCAAGGTCCTGCTTGCCGATGCCGCCGTCAACACCTGTCAAATCGAACACTTTGCACGGGCCGGCCAATTTGTTAATGTCCACCGTTTCAATCGTTTCCCCGCTGTTGATCATATGAAGCGGTGCGTCAACATGCGTTCCGGTATGGGCGTCAAGGCTGATACGGGTCTCGGTCACATGGCCGTTTGTCTGTGTTTCAAATGCAGGCTGCTTTTCGTCTTTGTTTTTATAAACGGGCATCCCTTTGAAAATGGGTGAGGAAATGTCATACATTTTCACCGTGCATCACTCCTTATTCGTAAGTTTCACCGCCAGCCGTGATCGGCCACCAGTGATGTCCTTCCTGTTCAAGCAATTTGTTGGCCGCATCCGGCCCCATTGTACCTGCTTTATAATTCGGGAAATCAGCTGCTTTTTTCTGTGCCCATGAAACTGAAATCGGGTCGACGAGCTTCCATGATGTAGCGACTTCTTCCCAGTGGCTGAAGTTTGTGGCATCACCTTTCATGCAATCAAGAAGCAGCCGTTCATAAGCTTCAGGGGTATTAAGTCCGTCAACGCAGTTATTGCAGTATTCCAGCTTGACCGGGTTCGTTTCATCGGTCGGACCAGACCTTTTCATGTTCAAGTGAAGAGACACGCCTTCATCCGGCTGGATATTGATGACAAGCAGGTTCGGGCGGCGCTTTTCCCCGCTGTTGCGGCTGTAATATAAATCCATCGGAACATCCTTGAACTGGACAATGATTTTGGAAGATTTGACGGCCATCCGCTTCCCTGTGCGTACATAGAAAGGGGTACCCGCCCAGCGGAAGTTATCAATGTAAAACTTGCCGGCAACATACGTTTCCGTATTGGATTCAGGGCCGACATTCGGATCTTCGCGGTAGCCTTTCACTTCTTCGCCTTCCACTTCACCGGCTCCGTACTGGCCGCGGACAAAATAGCGGTCGACTTCATCCGGTGTGAAGTGCCTCATAGCACGCAGCACTTTGACCTTTTCGGTGCGGATGTCTTTCGGATCGAGCCTGCTTGGCGGTTCCATCGCAAGCAGCGTCACCATCTGCATCATATGGTTTTGCATCATATCCCGAAGCGCACCGGATTTATCGTAATAACGGGCCCGTTCACCGACGCCGACAGTTTCGCTCAATGTCACCTGGATGTTATCGATATAACGGCTGTTCCATAACGGTTCGAACAGGGCATTGGCGAAACGGATCACCTCAATATTCTGTACCATTTCTTTACCGAGATAGTGATCTATCCGGTAAATCTCATTTTCCTCGAAGGTCTGCCTGATCTGGTCATTGAGTGCCCGTGCCGATTCAAAATCGTGCCCGAACGGCTTTTCAATGACAAGGCGTGTCCATCCGCCCGTATCCGTAAGGCCTTCTGTTTTCAGATTATTGGCGATAGTACCGAAAAAGTCGGGAGCCATCGCCATGTAAAAGACCCGATTACCCGGCACATTGA
This genomic window contains:
- a CDS encoding MurR/RpiR family transcriptional regulator yields the protein MEKMDVFDRMMHMQETMSKSQKKIANYLIANPESAPFLTASKLARQVGVGEATIIRFAVFLGFQGYPDFQRHLQETMKRKWTSAERFEKTSRMDHTEPHVWEEVLSDDIQNIKDTLDNIDAEAFQEAVRDIIGAERIFIVAYRSAQSIGHFLEFYLDLVLQNTELITQADGVSEHLLDITDQDLVIGLGFSRYTKRTVDVLKYSRSRGARTLVITDHLLSPLAPLGDTKLYSAVEINSFIDSFSAPLSIINALITGVTRSEQEKVKKRLEQLEDMWETFDVFYE
- a CDS encoding aspartate aminotransferase family protein — translated: MAVNKISSAVHDYMSKTPSSLAFMEKAKDVMPNGVTANIKAFAPYPVVMKKAKGAYLYDMDDNAYVDYLLAYGSLMLGHGHPKVKEAMFNQLESDGTSLFGTPHSLEYEMGKRLKSYYPSMELLRYTNSGTEATLLALRLASAYTGRHKVAKFEGHYHGGYDKVLFSINPSQQEYGAEDEPAAVQESKGIPSYYEDNILILPFNDIEKTECLLRKHKDNLAALILEPVQSGFIPADPEFMKQLRTITEELGIVLIFDEVKTGFRLGLGGAQEVYGIKPDLTALGKVIGGGFPVGVVGGKKEIMLESAAGLSSDVFDYSQSKTSNSKNVLFHSGTYNGHPGILAAGMAVLDVLEMKMGDVLHHTETLKTRLEQLFEENGLPMKAVGKGTIFNLIPTDQDEIKDYRQFQKADLELRKRLDYHLLNEGIYTKPLNRYSLSTEHGEEEIEKTVEAFKRAIKKLKAEQQ
- a CDS encoding glycoside hydrolase family 32 protein gives rise to the protein MKGVTRMADRDEQLKQQAYDEVDKNRAEVERDPYRLTYHIMPPAGLLNDPNGFIQWNGTYHLFYQWMPFKTGHGAKFWGHYTSDNLVRWSHEEIALAPSEWYEKNGCYSGSAIDHDGVMTLFYTGNVKDEDGNRETYQCKAVSVDGLHFKKEGPVITLPEGYTPHFRDPKVWKHGDRWYMIVGAQNIDLEGRAVLFRSDDLYKWEHLGPIAGSHLGQLGDFGYMWECPDLFPLGGKDVLIASPQGLEASGMLYNNVYQAGYFVGELDYKNARMAHGDFTELDRGFEFYAPQTTEDDKGRRILIAWMGVPDQNEQDQPTVKHKWLHTMTLPRVLALKEGKLIQQPVEELESLRKNEVTHQGMLLENEEAEYEGISGKAAELLLEEFSGNAEQFEIGIRGNARLLYNNREKRFTLERKSFVDGLTESRHCYLAKLDSIRVFLDASSVEVFLNGGEEVFTARIFPDPGNGRIVFGAKGNVEFNLKKWDLG
- a CDS encoding BCCT family transporter, giving the protein MKKMKAKIDPTTFISTFALLLAVCIPLIMFPEKGAEMLSTANSFVTDKFGPLYLWGGFGALLFLTWVTFSKYGNITLGKPEEKPQFSTFSWAGMMFCAGIGSSIMYWGAVEWAYYYQSPPYALEAKSAQAIEWAATYGIFHWGPTAWAIYTLPALPIAYLYHVKKKPILKISEACRPILGKLVDGPLGKTIDILFMFSLLGGAGTTLGLGTPMISAGITEVTGIQRSLVLDISVLLIVTVIFSVSAYSGLEKGIKKLSDINLLLSFGFLVFVLVAGPTLFIMKMSTNATGLLMDNFFRMNLWTDPVLKSGFPEAWTVFYWAWWIVYAPFIGLFVAKISKGRTIRQTILGAVGWGSLGSALYFMILGNYGMYLELNNIVPVTQIMAEQGTPEAIIAIIAALPLGKLMVTLFTVTAIVFLATTFDSSSYTLAAVTQNMVVGDPFRWNRLFWAFSLAVLPMTLMFVGGLEALQTVSILVALPIVIIMFGLAASFVKLVRRDREIVMEHNIAYQKEAMGEKESA
- a CDS encoding uracil-DNA glycosylase, which gives rise to MDNVLRNDWANILQSEFEKPYFQELSRFLEKEYETKTIYPAKENIFNALHLTSFKDTKVVILGQDPYHGPNQAHGLSFSVQPEVTPPPSVRNIYKELQSDLGCKIPNNGYLVKWAEQGVLLLNTVLTVLAGKPDSHKGKGWERFTDEVIRSLNGREKPVVFMLWGKKAQAKEELITADHHYVIKSAHPSPFSANRGFFGSKPFSKANQFLEKIVSEPVDWQIPDN
- a CDS encoding aldo/keto reductase, yielding METMSYEGVADTVELHNGAKMPWLGLGVYKAEEGEEVYNAVTAALKAGYRSIDTASFYGNEEGVGRAIRDSGIPRKEIFVTTKIWNDDQGYESTFRAAEASLERLGLDYVDLLLIHWPVKGKYKDTWRALEALYREGRATSIGVSNFTSDHLEDLMKDAEVKPVVNQVELHPRLTQKELLGYCEKNGIRVEAWSPIMRAKLFDNDVIQDLAQKHSKSPAQIILRWHLQNGVVIIPKSVRENRIRENADIFDFALDDEDMKRIDGLNKDERTGPDPDNFDF